A region of Colletotrichum destructivum chromosome 11, complete sequence DNA encodes the following proteins:
- a CDS encoding Putative alpha/beta hydrolase-3, translating into MAIAYNTTHYSGFQVLSTTYKTISSFSVTSDVLIPNYLTEPTANCPKQAPIMLRYHGGGFITGASLTESFFNPWYMELANRQQAIIVSPNYRLAPEASMDDIMQDIEDHWNWIHTDLPAFIHQETAGGVNVDTGKVLVVGESAGGYLSVMTGLSHAEDIRAVVASYPVIDVTDPYYVETATRPYMGVGPLPRSLLDEHIDRVHRGEIPAVVSEDYALERAPLMFAAMQNGFFTELFPANRHELFPLQRLREGAQFPRGGLFVMHGTDDTLVPSRGSVLMEQMLVEVDPELNFRLTMRPGEHGFDSTVKLDEQWLAEGLAPLVTAWLS; encoded by the coding sequence ATGGCTATCGCGTACAACACTACGCATTACTCGGGGTTCCAAGTCCTGAGCACGACATATAAGACCATTTCCAGCTTCTCTGTCACCTCCGATGTCCTCATTCCAAATTACCTGACTGAACCGACAGCGAACTGCCCTAAGCAGGCCCCGATCATGCTCCGCTaccacggcggcggcttcatCACCGGCGCTAGCCTCACCGAAAGTTTCTTCAATCCCTGGTATATGGAGCTCGCCAACCGTCAACAAGCCATTATTGTCAGCCCTAACTATCGTCTCGCTCCCGAGGCTTCTATGGACGACATAATGCAGGACATCGAGGATCACTGGAATTGGATCCACACTGATCTTCCAGCTTTTATACACCAGGAGACCGCCGGGGGTGTCAACGTCGACACAGGCAAGGTTCTGGTGGTTGGCGAGAGCGCTGGCGGCTATCTCTCTGTCATGACTGGGCTTTCTCATGCCGAGGATATCCGCGCCGTTGTGGCGTCGTATCCGGTCATTGATGTTACCGACCCGTACTATGTGGAGACAGCCACCAGGCCGTACATGGGCGTTGGTCCCCTGCCACGCAGTCTATTAGATGAGCATATCGACAGGGTCCATCGAGGCGAGATCCCCGCTGTCGTATCTGAGGATTACGCGCTCGAGAGGGCACCCCTGATGTTCGCCGCCATGCAGAATGGGTTCTTCACAGAGCTCTTCCCGGCCAACCGGCACGAGCTGTTCCCGCTCCAGCGGCTGCGCGAAGGGGCCCAGTTTCCACGCGGCGGCCTCTTTGTAATGCATGGAACTGACGATACCCTGGTGCCATCGCGAGGCAGCGTTTTGATGGAGCAGATGTTGGTTGAGGTTGACCCCGAGCTCAATTTCCGCCTGACCATGCGCCCGGGCGAGCACGGCTTTGACAGTACTGTCAAGCTTGACGAACAGTGGTTggccgagggcctcgccCCTTTGGTGACAGCTTGGTTGAGCTGA
- a CDS encoding Putative aromatic prenyltransferase, DMATS-type encodes MASSISHQAAAVVPTSVQAVSNASDTATGSQKATEYWSNYFRAVLKPLFESVGGYTPSEQEAQIQFLNDHVAPVLGPVPSEPFDAFNMPYNCSPLETSINFTTKGVPKARVWMNLGKPLDQTRFLPGVAEKDKEVLQSIARATGADTQWMDCLMKTLFLTPAQMEAVRARNGPVWPFSLFCFDFDGADRTMRAYFPAVPRGGRTRTEVCLDAIEKLEPAGDKLKPALNHVLGYLGNNKYEAALHMLGVDLVDPERARLKVYLDVNSNSWNAARDVMTLGGRLNDEVTLKGVEILRSIWPLLRDEPESTDDDFSKPPVIPSVSFPGQQYSIEITAGNSIPEIKIYAPLMQFTKTTQRAEQNMYKILQKLNHPWGSNGKLETAMKAMCGEEMVRGLGVVTFSYSEKKGAYTTFYFSPLTSYDDKVQFNYRDLSKA; translated from the exons ATGGCCTCTTCAATCTCTCATCAAGCTGCCGCCGTGGTGCCTACGTCCGTTCAGGCTGTATCCAATGCTTCCGACACAGCAACCGGAAGCCAAAAGGCCACGGAGTATTGGTCCAACTACTTCCGCGCCGTCTTGAAGCCTTTGTTTGAGTCGGTAGGAGGCTACACGCCCTCCGAACAAGAGGCGCAAATCCAGTTTCTCAACGATCATGTAGCACCTGTTCTGGGACCTGTTCCAAGCGAGCCTTTTGACGCATTCAACATGCCATACAACTGTTCCCCTCTGGAGACCAGCATCAACTTCACCACAAAAGGTGTTCCCAAGGCTCGCGTCTGGATGAATCTCGGGAAGCCTCTGGATCAGACTCGTTTTCTCCCCGGAGTTGCCGAAAAGGACAAGGAAGTACTCCAGAGCATCGCTCGAGCCACGGGTGCCGACACACAATGGATGGACTGCCTGATGAAGACACTGTTCCTGACCCCGGCACAAATGGAAGCTGTCAGAGCTCGCAACGGTCCGGTGTGGCCTTTCAGTCTCTTCTGCTTCGACTTCGACGGTGCAGACAGAACAATGAGAGCGTACTTCCCGGCTGTTCCCAGAGGGGGACGCACCCGAACGGAGGTTTGCTTGGACGCCATTGAGAAGCTGGAACCGGCTGGAGATAAGCTAAAGCCGGCTCTGAACCACGTCCTTGG ATATCTTGGCAACAACAAATATGAGGCTGCACTTCACATGCTTGGCGTTGACCTAGTTGACCCTGAGCGAGCCCGTCTCAAGGTTTACCTGGATGTCAACAGCAACTCCTGGAACGCCGCACGTGATGTCATGACACTGGGTGGACGCTTGAACGATGAAGTCACCTTGAAGGGTGTTGAGATCCTGCGATCGATTTGGCCCTTGTTGCGCGATGAGCCGGAAAGCACTGACGACGACTTTTCCAAGCCTCCAGTCATCCCCTCAGTGTCTTTCCCTGGCCAACAGTACAGCATTGAGATTACGGCTGGCAACTCCATCCCCGAGATCAAGATCTATGCCCCTTTGATGCAGTTCACGAAAACTACGCAAAGGGCTGAGCAAAACATGTACAAGATCCTCCAGAAGCTGAACCATCCATGGGGCTCCAACGGGAAGCTTGAGACGGCTATGAAGGCCATGTG TGGAGAGGAGATGGTTCGCGGCCTTGGAGTTGTGACGTTTTCGTactcggagaagaagggcgcTTACACAACATTCTACTTCTCGCCATTGACCAGCTACGACGACAAAGTCCAGTTCAACTACCGAGACCTGAGCAAGGCCTGA
- a CDS encoding Putative peptidase C45, hydrolase domain-containing protein: MLEIHCSGTPYEIGLKHGLEARDRVRGSLAFYSGLFKTTCAMDWPSVCEEASKYVVTLEKLCPRYFEEIRGIADGAEVGLLDVVALNVRTEINFGLFTKQPSLPIQSDGCTSLAVKTSADGSWLAQNWDWMVEQSSNLIACHITQPELPKIFMITEAGIIGKIGFNSAGVGVCLNAIRAYGVDQTKLPIHLALRIVLESGSKDEGIDKLAKTGVAGSGHILVADPTGGTGLECTSKAILKIPIDEQGLIVHSNHLLLEHPGVVEPPWLQDSHKRVVRLRALAEKQIAGGGAVSTPQLFDLFKDQEGYPGSINRHQVQDCKTQTLFNIIMDLSGKRATVTFGRPTENGERIEFSF; encoded by the exons ATGCTAGAAATACATTGCTCCGGGACGCCATATGAG ATTGGCCTGAAACACGGCCTAGAGGCACGAGACCGTGTTCGGGGGTCTCTTGCCTTTTACAGCGGTCTTTTCAAGACTACCTGCGCCATGGACTGGCCAAGTGTTTGTGAGGAAGCATCAAAGTATGTGGTGACACTTGAAAAGCTGTGCCCCAGGTACTTTGAGGAAATTCGCGGGATCGCAGACGGCGCTGAGGTTGGACTGCTGgatgtcgtcgccctcaACGTTCGGACTGAGATCAATTTCGGACTATTCACCAAGCAACCTTCTTTACCCATTCAAAGCGATGGCTGTACCAGCTTGGCCGTGAAGACATCAGCAGATGGCTCGTGGTTAGCTCAAAACTGGGACTGGATGGTTGAGCAAAGCTCGAATCTCATCGCCTGCCACATCACTCAACCTGAGCTTCCCAAGATATTTATGATAACCGAGGCCGGCATTATTGGCAAGATTGGCTTCAACAGCGCCGGAGTGGGGGTGTGTCTTAATGCAATCCGGGCTTATGGTGTTGACCAAACGAAACTACCTATTCACCTGGCGCTGCGCATCGTTCTTGAGTCTGGCTCGAAGGACGAAGGAATCGACAAGCTCGCCAAGACAGGTGTTGCCGGCAGTGGTCACATTCTAGTGGCGGATCCTACCGGTGGGACGGGACTTGAATGCACAAGCAAGGCCATTCTAAAGATTCCAATCGATGAACAGGGCCTTATCGTTCACTCCAACCACTTGCTTCTGGAACATCCTGGCGTTGTTGAGCCGCCGTGGCTTCAAGATTCACACAAAAGAGTGGTTCGACTGAGAGCACTTGCGGAGAAGCAGATTGCAGGGGGCGGTGCTGTTAGCACGCCCCAATTATTTGATCTCTTCAAAGACCAGGAGGGGTATCCAGGGTCCATCAACCGACATCAGGTACAGGATTGCAAGACACAGACTCTGTTCAACATCATCATGGATCTATCCGGAAAGCGAGCAACCGTCACGTTTGGCCGTCCCACGGAGAATGGCGAGCGGATAGAGTTTAGCTTTTAG
- a CDS encoding Putative six-bladed beta-propeller, TolB yields the protein MHLYSVLQSLSLIALIPEVLVVAQQYPIKVLHEFSNPTWLDSNAVRYNGDVLVTSATTNEIRLIKPSNPEIAVTVASIPGGNGANGITEMERDVFYINGGNFTVATGPILGSYGVWRLDFRQTPPVISLVTRLPDVRLANGIARLHPTDNSHVLISDPIAAEIIRVNVKTGEYARVINDTALRAVAPNPNGVSVLRTSGSYVYFNNQGSSLQRIPFSTTTGIATGPSETIVTLDAHSFAISTDGTKAWMSSNFINSLQEIDIVNRTSRIVVQNQPDFITPTGVALGTEGGKNVLYITTGGGLVWETMEAVTGGRLIQVNLEV from the exons ATGCATCTCTATTCCGTATTGCAATCTTTGAGCTTAATTGCTCTCATTCCTGAGGTGCTAGTAGTGGCACAGCAATACCCAATAAAGGTTCTCCACGAGTTCTCCAATCCTACATGGCTAGACAGTAATGCT GTTCGATACAACGGCGACGTTCTCGTTACTTCTGCTACAACTAATGAAATCCGTCTAATAAAACCAAGCAACCCCGAAATCGCCGTCACTGTTGCTAGCATCCCGGGTGGCAACGGTGCCAACGGTATCAcagagatggagagagatgTATTCTACATCAATGGAGGAAACTTCACCGTTGCAACTGGCCCAATACTTGGCAGTTACGGGGTTTGGCGACTCGATTTTCGCCAAACACCGCCGGTCATATCCCTCGTTACCAGGCTCCCAGACGTCAGGCTCGCGAACGGTATCGCTCGTCTTCACCCAACGGACAACAGCCACGTTCTGATATCAGATCCAATTGCTGCCGAAATTATCAGAGTCAATGTCAAAACTGGCGAATATGCTCGAGTCATCAATGACACTGCGTTGCGTGCTGTAGCTCCCAATCCCAATGGAGTCAGTGTTCTTCGGACAAGCGGATCCTACGTCTATTTCAACAACCAAGGCTCTAGCTTGCAAAGAATACCATTTTCAACTACGACAGGAATCGCCACCGGACCTTCAGAAACGATTGTAACTCTTGACGCTCACTCCTTTGCCATCTCAACAGACGGAACAAAAGCCTGGATGTCTTCCAATTTCATCAATTCCCTGCAGGAAATCGACATCGTTAACCGCACCTCAAGAATTGTAGTACAGAATCAGCCAGATTTTATCACTCCAACAGGTGTCGCTCTTGGGACGGAAGGTGGAAAAAATGTCTTGTACATTACAACAGGTGGAGGACTGGTTTGGGAGACTATGGAAGCCGTTACTGGTGGAAGACTGATTCAAGTTAACTTGGAAGTCTAG